A segment of the Mogibacterium diversum genome:
CTACGGATTTGTAGGATACGGAGATAAGATCAAAGTGTCCAAGAGCAACGAAAGCTCATCTGGGGTAGAGGCATTTTGCATTAGAGCAGAGGATACTTTCCCGGGCTTCGGAGACAATGCCGTATATAAGGAGTACATCAACGATGCGGATGCTCTATATAGATCAGCTCAGAGACCTAGAGTTGGTAAAAAAGAGCTCTACGACGCAATGCGTAAGATTTATTACTACTGCGAAACGCACAAGGATGAACTCCTGAAGGATTACGGACTCAACGATGCGGGATTCTGGAGAGATTCAGTAGATCACGACCAGGATTATGGATACTATAAAACGATGCAGGAGGCATTTTGGTACTACTCAAATAGCCTGGATGATATAAAAACATATAGTCTGGGCTCTAATGAGTACACCAGGATGAAGACGGCAGTTAGCCACATCCTATCCGAGAGCAAGAAGGTTTCTGATGCGGAGATGAAATCCGTTAAGGTCAAGACATATATTACAGAGATGACTGGCAAACATTCTCAGCCATACCAGCAGCTGGTTTCGTTCGAGCTGAACAGAACGACTGAAATCAATGTGCTTAAGGTGGACGAGTCAGAGACAGCGCTTAACGGAGCTGTATTCAAGCTTGAGAAGCTTGATGATGCATCATTTACACCTATGTATGTCGGCAGAAACCAGAATATCTCGCAGTTCAAGTTCGAAGGGCTAAGTGCTGGCGAATATCGCCTCACGGAGGAGAAGACGCCGACAGGCTACAAGTCATTAGATGGACCGATTGCCTTTAAGATTGAGGAACAGAACAAAAAGTTCACTATCACGCAGACTTCGACCAATCCACTAGTAACCTTAAGCGGAACTAGTATGACATTTAAAGTTAAGAACGAAAAGCTTAAGACCAGAATTACTGTTAACAAGAAGTGGTTTGATGTTGATGGACAAGAGGTGCAGCGCTCAGCTGGGTCAATCACCTACAACTTGATGCAGGTTTCGACGAGTGCGAACGGGACGACTTCAGAGAAGGTATATAAGGCTGGAGAGACACTGTCAGCTTCAGATAACTGGACGAAAACCTATACGGATTTACCGGTGTCAGGAAAATCGGACAATGGCGATGACGTTACTTACGGTTACTACGTAGTTGAGACGGCCGTGCCAGATTACGGTACTAGCTACAGCAATAGTAACGGTGCAGAAGTTCAGACGCCAAAGGATGCAGCGGTTTCATCAGGAACTATTACAATCAAAAATACTGAGAATATGAGGTTCCTACTACCTGAGACTGGCGGTCTTGGGAGAACCGTACTGTATATCGCAGGGGTGATACTCGTGCTTATATCGGCAGGGGTGATTATCACTAGGAAGAATCGTGTAAAGAACGGTACGAAATAAGAAGCTAGAGAGCGACTGCTTTATGTGGTTGCTCTCTTTTTTATTGGACTGCTAAAAAAACAAAAACATTAAAAAAACAAGGTTAAAAAACAAAGAAAAGTTGTAGTAAATACCAATTATATCGATTTTGCAATATTAAGTAGCGTATATGCAATTTGCATAATAGTGGACTTTCGTGTAAAATAAACGAAATTAGTTAAGAATTACTTATATGATGCAGTAGTGCGTTATATAGAGGGTTTTTGCATTATATCGTTAAAAGCTACGCTGTGCATTTTGGTGCATGTGCAGCTTAAGATAAGTGTATTTATAAGGAGGGATTATGAAGGCAATTAGAAACAAAGCGCTGTCTATACTGTGCTTGATGGCCATGATTATCACAACTGTGATATCTGGTATTCCATCAGTAAATGCGGCGGCTTCAGGTGCGTCATCTGGAACCAGTGCGTCAGTTTTCTCTGACACGATTAATTTTGGTCAGAGCGGTTCACTTACGCTAAACCTAAAGCCTACCTCGCCTACGACAGTAAGGACAGAAACTAATATCACTACAGGAATTGAAATCGATGCGACGGCGCTGACGAAGCCAGTCGAGGGCTTGTATCTCGAGATTGAAGTGCCGACAAAGCAGACATCGAAGAATCAGAACGATACCAACAATATCGCTGAAGGGACGTACTTGGATAACTTCGCGACACCAGCTGCCAAGACGCAGCCTATTATCAAGTCAGAAGAGACAATCGTGACTAACGATGGGAAGACTATTAAGCGAATTTATCTGAACAAGATAGACAACACGGTAAGATTGCAGCTTCCATATGTAATGAGCTTTGCAGACAAGACTACACCTAGTGATTTTAAGCTTAAGCCAGTGGTTCGCATGTATAGTGCTGATGGCACTAAGCTTTCTACACTTGAGGATAAGACTTATGGTGTTACTTATCCAAAGCCATGGCTCATGAAGATAGTTGCGGGAGAAGAGACTGACGATCAACTCGTATACGGTGGTACATCTAGCAGGACGAATCCTTCGTCTATTTCAGAAGATGGGGCATCGGATATTAACTACAACTTTAAATTGTATCAAGATTACAGAGCATATCGCTCAATTATAATCACTGATAAGCTTCCGACATATGTTGATAGCGCAGGCAATACAAGGACTGCAAAGTTTGATCCGGCAAAGAACCCTAACTGGACTCTAAGCGCCGACGGTAAGACGGTTACTCTAAGATTCGACATACCTACGGGTGTTAGGGATTTGCGCGATTACATCAGGGATAATCTGCCAGCTTATTCAAATCTCAAGCTGTCATTCCCAGGTGCAAAGTACATGAATGGATCTAATAGAGTAAACTTTACGAACACTGCAGAGATGCAGGGAATTCCATTTAACCCGGGCACAGCTGAGGCTACTGTCGGGAAAGTCGCTGGAAATGAACATAATTTTGACGATGATACGAAGCGTTTCCGCTTAGCAGGTGATGACTACAACGGCGATGGAATGCTCGGAAAGAAAGGGCCGCTTACCATTCCGTTCGATAAGAACAGTCTCGCGGTAAGATAGCTGGAATATGCTATCAAGCTGGTTAACAAGCTCGATAGACCGCTTACAGACATTGAAATTTATGAGGACGTTCAGAACACTGGCGGTCGTCTATTTATGACGATGATAACTGGAAACCTCGTAGGTGTAGGGTCGAGAGCAAACCTCAATCTCTCACAGCTAGAGCTAAGAGGCTATAAAGCTGACGGAACGTACGACGTTATTCCACTTACTAACAATGGTGCAGCGTGGCTATTTAAAGGCGAGGTAAATGCTGACAGCAAGGAAAAGCTACAGTCATACCTTGATCAGATTAATCAGGGCACATTAGATCCTGCAAATGCTGGTGCAGTTGATCCTAAGTACAAGAGAGTGGGTCTATACCTCAAGGATTTCACACTCGCACCTTCGGCAAACTTAGAGTTTAACCTCAAGATGATGTTTATCAATCCTTTTGGGGAAACCTATAACGATAGACCTATCAACAATACGGTTAAGGCTGATGTCAACAGGGTTAACGAAGATGGCTCCAAGACGAAGATGGATCTGTCTGGTAGCTGGAACTCGTACTTTACTCCTTTCACCGAGAAGGTGTGGTTAGGTAAGGAAACTCGCAATCAGAGGGTGGGGATGCCAAACGAGAGATTCACTGCCAGGGTAGGTTTTAGGCTTGATACACTCTCTGGAGCGCGCTACCTTAAGAATCCAACATTCGTTGACCTACTGCCAACCGGTGTTTCGTATGATCAGCTTACACATGTTGACCCGATAGTTGGTTCGAAACCAGTTCAGTCGGTGGAGTTCATTAAGAACTATAACGAGACTGGCCGCGATGCGGTTAAAATTGTTCTACCTTCAGGCTACGTATATGAATATGCGAATATGTCTTATGATATTGTCGATCTATATGTCAACAATGACGTAATACCTAGCAAGGCGGAGAATGATCAGTTAAATAATAATAATGATGTTTATTTCTACGCCGATAACTGGACAAAGGGAACGC
Coding sequences within it:
- a CDS encoding SpaA isopeptide-forming pilin-related protein, whose translation is MNKKTLMKKLSSLLIILAILIQMFPIATYAQENATRTTRARHVRALRAGAPETYVKFSIRSHTGENIMGQVQYNLMEVSGGSEKLNKNGFVSFVKPDVEFTGLKLNTTYKMYIKNVPQGYERPVQSVAEFYFDTSGIHFTKGSGGIVLRQTAESAKVGMGFFVQDTSGAAVKPVTFELTKEGDNGDTAISIQAKPGAGNRYDIDITKRDIELNKKYKLKIKSAPSKYQLPTGNVAEFYFSNEDGKLFIRFTKGGNTAILKKVGEQDKPLAANEYYGFVGYGDKIKVSKSNESSSGVEAFCIRAEDTFPGFGDNAVYKEYINDADALYRSAQRPRVGKKELYDAMRKIYYYCETHKDELLKDYGLNDAGFWRDSVDHDQDYGYYKTMQEAFWYYSNSLDDIKTYSLGSNEYTRMKTAVSHILSESKKVSDAEMKSVKVKTYITEMTGKHSQPYQQLVSFELNRTTEINVLKVDESETALNGAVFKLEKLDDASFTPMYVGRNQNISQFKFEGLSAGEYRLTEEKTPTGYKSLDGPIAFKIEEQNKKFTITQTSTNPLVTLSGTSMTFKVKNEKLKTRITVNKKWFDVDGQEVQRSAGSITYNLMQVSTSANGTTSEKVYKAGETLSASDNWTKTYTDLPVSGKSDNGDDVTYGYYVVETAVPDYGTSYSNSNGAEVQTPKDAAVSSGTITIKNTENMRFLLPETGGLGRTVLYIAGVILVLISAGVIITRKNRVKNGTK